The following DNA comes from Anopheles coustani chromosome 2, idAnoCousDA_361_x.2, whole genome shotgun sequence.
AGGTAACAATCGGCATTCGGAAACCCGTTTTTCGCGGTTTTCGCGGACTATACTTTATGCACCTCATTCCATACACTGAACACCGAttgcaaaagttttccaatacCATCAATACAGCAGCCAGTCCAGTGGCAACACTCGCCCCAGAGGCGAAGGGTCCTCAAACTCCGACCGACAACCTTCACAAAGTTATTGGTTTTCGTGGCCAACCCATGGTTCGAATGGCGTTCCAGTCGATCCGCCGGGGCCAAAGAATGGTGTTGATTGCCCGTTCCTTGTTTGCAAGCATTCAGCACCGTACACCACATTGggtaaaatattgtaaaatgtGCACGATCCTATCCTGCCATCCGCCCTAGAGTATAATCCGGGCTCGAGACGTGTGGCACAAGCaggatgctggaaagtgtggTAGAAGCTGTTTCGGTTTCCCCTTCCCCGAAAAACTGGCCGGAAGGTACTGCCCCGATAGGTCCGGGGTTCGTTCGGTTTGCGCCGGAATTCGATTCGATCCGCCGACGTCAACATGCTATTGCTATCCTGGCCCAGAGTGATATGGACTTCGCATACAATTTCGAAACGAACTTTATATTGTGCCCTACAGTTGTTAGTTCAATCGTTGGGGATTGGCGGAAGAAGATGTAGCATAACCGGAGTTCCCGAGTTTCGAGTTTCTATTACTGTTGATACAAACAACATCAATATTAACAGAGGCCACAGTTGAATGAATGCTGCGGGGACGTGAAAACGTGCCTTGGTTTGGAGGCAGGAAGATCGTGAGGGGGTTAAAAAGGAGGGGATCAAAAGGAAATGGGATTTCAAATATTCCGATTTTGATTGACGGTGTAAGTCGTTGAAAGGTACTATGGAATCGACTCTACCGTACGCTACGGTACGATATGTAACGCAACATCTACAGTATGCGATACAAAAAGGCTACTTTTTATGGGCTGTTTACGTATTCGATAGATGTTAATATGGTATGATGCAGTAAATGAAGTACGATGTTATCAGTCTTGTTCCGTACCTTCTCCAGAGTCAGAAAGTTTCACCAATAGTTAGTTCCTAAATAAATTTAGTCTGTAAAGTTTCTATTAGGGGTAAAGTGATACAGTTTATTTGTACCAGAAAACGATCTATCTTTTCGTTTGAAGTTGAACAGAACTATTTTAAttatatgaaaattttatcatcattCTCTGGGTTGAATTCAAAGGAGGTTATTCTTGAAGTTGTCACATATATTATGTTAGGTTGAATTGAAgcgaaaagattttcaaatgGAACGTCTCTAGCCAATCCTTTCTAGCATTCGCAAACTCTATTCGTTCTTCGCTTGGCAGGTTAACTAACTCTTTTTTGCCTTAACTCTTACTGGGTCCTTGCAGATCCCAAACTTGAGTGTCACGTGGCCGACGAACGTAACTGGAGACTGCGAAGCACCGTTTGGTCGTGTACTGGAAGCTTCCGTCGGAATTTGGTGTTGGAAGGGGAATGGGGAAATTTTAAACGGGCAGGAGATTGGAGACAAAAGCAGTCCAGCGTCACGGCAGAATCTTCCCCCGGCATCCTGATCCTTAGCTTGCTCTTTGTCTTGATCTTCAATGCACACAGCGCGCTGGTCATTTTCCTTCGACGATTCCTTCTCAAGAACGTCTACAATGGACATGACGAACCGTTCGATGTCGAATACGAGTGAAACTCGGCGGAGCCCTTCGCGAGGATAAAACGGAACGAGCTGGTCGCGCCCGGCTGGTAGCTGGCTCATAGTAGAAAAGCACAGCCAAGGAAAGTTGCAGTACAGCTCCATGGCACGTCCGGTGCCGGCGTGAATGAGCCGGGCAGCGAAACCTTCCTGCGATGCGTTGTTCACGGTGTAGATGCCGCAGAGTGTTTCCATTTGGCTTCCTCGAGATGCATTCCGTGCGTTGTAGAGGATCAAACCGAGGTGTTGGGCGATCCGCAAATCGGCAAGGTTCTCCGAAACATGGCGGAGGAAGCGTTTGTTGTCGATGTACCGGTCCGAGTTCAGTTGCACTACATGCTCGTAAGTGCCCGCCGGTCCTGCATCCCTTCCGGCGAGGTTTATCAAAAATCTATGTGCTAAGCGGCAGAGGCCACCGGTTGCACAAGAGGTACGGTACTGGATGCGTACCACGTTCATCGCTTCGACGGTGATCGTCACCGTAGCAATGATGCTCTGCTCGAGGCTCAAATGCAGACGTGTGCCATCAACGAACGGATGCCAGACACGCGTTCGGTCAACCACACCTGGCTTTAGTGGCTGGTTTTCCTGCGCTGTACGATCGCGAACCGAACCCTCGAATCGAGCCGCACACATCAGCGTCGGATCCAATTGTAGATACTCTTCAAGGGTGTCCACCCCAAGAAGAATGTTTTCCGATCGATCGAGTTGCAATGTGCGATCTGGGATGCAGAGTTCGATTATTGCTGCATCGAGGTTGATCACCGACAGCTTCAATCCGGCCTGTGTTTTCCACGTAAACCGCTGCACTGATACTTTTTGCCCGGCGTCATCCAGCAGCTCGCCGAACTCTTTTATTTCCAAAATAACACCACTGGACATCCTTGcagatttttgtttataatcaaactaaaacaccaaaaacacagaattcaaacaaacaacgtGAAAAATATGCAATGCCCACTGAGTTGCGTCGCGCAAAATGCAAGGGAAACAACTGAAAGCAGTGCTGCCAACTGTCATAGTCGGAAATTGTCAGTCAGTCAAGGACAATTAACCAGTCGAGTTGGTAAAATAGTGCGTATTGAAAAACACCACATTTTTCAGTTTAAATAACGCAGATATGTTTCAGAGTGGAATATAGTGAATCAAATCCAACAACGAATCCATCGAAATCGGTGAAATGTATCGGTGGCAAGGTGATACACAAATTGAAATCCACGTTTGTTGTTATGGTAAGTAGAGcttcatgtttgttttggatgtttGTTGTGCACGAATGTTAGGTAATAAATAAGATTATCATTAAGGATAACTCTTCAATTTGTTGTATTTACccaagaaacaagaaaagttGTTAATTTCGGATGTTGCTTTGATGTCATCCTCACGCGAAAAGAACGCGTCGTGATGcgtgtttgtttactttagtTCTTTAGTTACAACCGAGGAACAAACAACTAATCACCGCGGATGAAAGTAAGAGGGATCTCCGGTCGTACTGCTTGGGCGGAAAATGTGGgttctaaataaataaattctcgGCTTGTACATGGCTCGTAAGATGGATAAGGAAAAACGCAATAACAATCATCGACACGATCTCTTGGCAATTGCACACATCACCACGTGTCAAAGTCAAGCGTACCGTGACCTTCGTGCAGCGCCGGACGTGTCGACCTGTTATCCTGCCACTTCCGCCACACGCCCACGTGCCGTTGCTTGAGATAATGTTTTGCCCAAACAACCGGCAACAATCTACACTTGAACGCGCGCGCGAAGAAGgatgttatttcattttttccaacccttcgaGTCGGTTGTTTTGTGGCAGAAACTTGTACAAGGTTGTCGCAAATATTCCCGTTCCACGGCAACCGTCGGAGATGAGCCTCACCGGGGGTTACAATGTTTGGTGTAGAACGTTACAATTTGTCAGCAAAGCGAAGGACAAACGCCGGAAATATTGGgtgtgaaaataaacatattatttCACGCAACAGCTCGTCCGCCACGTGACCGCGCCACTAAACATTTCCCTATTCATCTCCTGCTTGGTTGGCAATGGTTCTCGTCGTTTTTGATTGTGCGGTGTAAAAAGGTAATCATCTCAATTTGAGCGTTATTGCTTTTTCCCTGCTAAGGAGGTTATATTAAATTCTTGTCCGATAAAACGTGTTAATGTTGCGAAGGATCCACGGAGAAGGGCAATGAATACAGACAACTCATAACCTAtggtttgaaggaaaaaaaggatcgaTCTTTTTCGCCGATGGAAAGTGAAAGCCAAAGGTTGGTGTTTCCTTGTGGGACGTTCGGGGATTGTGCGCACTCCTGGTGTGCGCTCCTAGAACCAGTGGGTGGtgggcttttccttttccggtgACATAAGCGCAACATGATACACCCCGGCTCAGTTCGGTGTGAAGGGTTGGCCCTCGCTTTTCCGGTTGACGGTAGGGAGAAACGTAAACTCGCGGTAACGAGCTACGAATTGAATCAATTGAATGTGATTCGCGAAAGACTCCGCGGGGGGTATCATGATTACGGGTTTCATCGTCGTAAATCGAATTTGCTGCGAAGAGAATCCAAATCGCACTTAATTAAATAACTATTCcgatggtggttgtggtggtgctgctgctactgaCAGTCACGGCTGGAGGTCTATGAGTAGGTTAGCACCAAATTCTTACCACTCTTCAGCACCTGCTTGGAAGGATTTCGAGcacttttgaaaatgaaacgttCATTGCCTACTTGAGCTGTTGCTTTGTCAATTCTAAACATGAGGCCGATATTTAAATGTCTCAATTAATCGCCACCAAACGGACCAGTTTCTCCCTGCTGATCAAATTATCCAACAACATTTTCGAAGGGGGAATAGCGTACGCCAATAATACGAAACGATATGAGTGTTGCCCGTGATTTGAATTTAGAATGGCtgaaggatttatttttatctcacgTCGAGAACGTACGGTACGGAGAAAATGCACCATTACGGGGTTTTTGAGTGGAGTGGCCCTAAATCAATCGTAACACGGCTCCGGATAGCGAATCCAAGGTGGCCTCAGTTGTCGATTGCCGCTTTGAGCGGTACGCAGAAGTGTCTGATTTGAATTCCCTTCCCGGTCCACACTTATTTACTCCCTTCTCATCCTTAAAGGACCTTCCGTGCAGAAGCATTCTTGTACGCCACGATTCGATTTCGATTGTTGTGGTGaacaaatatacaaatatTCGGGCGCCCGGGCGTTTCTTCGTTGGCAGATTTGGCGAACCGTTTGATTCCGGCTGAAGTTTTGGGCGAGGACGGTACGAACATTCTGCATCCCCTCTACCACTCAACCTATCTTCCAGAGCTGTCTGTTGTGGCCCGATCAGCAAATGCTGATGGTGTGACCGACGCACGTCGTATCGCTTTTCCAACGGGGCAAACGTGCGCCGGTACACAGGCGGTGAAATTTAGTCTGATTGGACAAATGATTGCACGTCTAGGCGCTGGCGTTTGCGAAGCGCCGGCTCGATTGCGGATTTGTCTAAATTGAATCGAAACTAATAGTTAGGTTTTTGCGCGTGGCTCGTTTTTCCGGACTGCATCTATTTGCACACCAGCTTCTGGCGTGGGTCTCAGCGAACAAGTTAGATGAAAGGACAAATGGGTGCGTCGctatgaaatggaaaactgcTGGGGGCAAAGGGTGTGGGCACGGAATCAAACGCGAATCAAACGCGTTCCCGATAACCAAAGCCCTGAAGACGCGAGGGTGGAttggaaagggggggggggggggggggggtactATTGGTTTTCGGTTCGAAATTGTCAAATAATCCTGCGTATAGTTTGCGTCGCGTTCTATCGCGAGATCCGCCAAATATCTATAACGTCGATCGAGTGGGGTCTCTGTGGATATTAGAACGgggaaatcaatcaaacggATATGAACGGTTGTGGTCTTGGTTTTGGAAAAGTTCTCGTTCTCATTATGAGTGTTTCGAGCACGTTTGATCTGGAaatcatttaaattccttTTGTCGAGATTATCACGAACCGGTGGAACCGTTTTGCAGTGCAATCTTATCTATTGAAAATTTAGTAAATGAAtaattcttgtttgtttttttttatctgtttttctATATGTTTTCAAGAGAAACACGGCTGAAAACTTCAATTTACTTTCTACGTTTGTTAACATTTCTAACATCAAACCAATACTGCAATTAAGGCTCCAAATATGGTTCAAAATGTCAGCTTACCGTCTTTTTGCATGATACAAAAATGACCATCAATAGAAAACGGCAAACAATTGCCTTCAATATCCCTAATCCCATGCTCGGCTAAAGTTGTGGAAGTTAATCCCTGCGCGCATGTTTACGCaataaaaaagcgaaaataACCTGTTCAGCCCAAAATTACCGGTCATTTGCTGACCCAAAATCCTACAAACAGCAAAGCGGAAAACCCCCGAAAGAATCctgccaaagaaaaaaaaggaaccaatGTGTCCTGCCTTTTCCAGTCttcacttctttttttatttgttatgcctAGCGCCTTCCCTTCGCTACGGCAACAACAAtcatcaacagcaacaaagGCAACCATATCCTCATCCAGCCGATCCCGAAAGCCCTTGTGTCCCGTCCTCTGATGGCCTGCGTTTCATCCCCGTTGTTCGGGTCGTCCCTTCGAAGGAAAATTTTCACGCTCGATTTCGGTTTACCGCTCGATCCTTTCCCGTGTCCTTTGATTCGCAGTTGGCTTTTCCTGCCTCGCAATCCCGGACCGGATGCTGAATTGGTTGGTGCGCCGTTCGCAACAGGCAAACGCGTTCCCGCCCTTCGCCGGTCCCCTCGCCGCGTCCCCTCGAGTGGAATAAAAGCGATAATCCTATCCTACTTAAAAACGCACAAGAGGACCGGCAGTCGAATgtgaaaaattttcattcatcgCTTGCGCTGGGTGTGGGTCACCGGTTTTCGGGAGGGGTTCCCGTGAATCTAAAGCCAAAACCGATGCTGCCGAGAATGCACGCTGTATTAATGCACTCCCTGTCGTCGTGAGTCTGTTGGACGAGAGAGAAATACAGGATGTTTGCACAAGCTGTAAGggaaatttttatgtttgcagTCAGTACCTAAATGGTCCATTTAAAAAGAGTTTATCTTTATTCTGACAAAACTTGCTGTAAAATGATACATGTccagttttaaattaaaaccttCAAATAAAGGCCAAAGGATAGACGAAAACGTTATATACCCTGCACCTATAAATATAAtgtattttaacaattttgtaGCTgtgttgcaaaagaaaatcccTACTTGTTCGACCTTCTAGGATATTGAACGCTGCATTTCAGTAAAACTGTAGCTCTTCTTCATCCATTATCCGTCTGAAGCCTTTTTTTCACCGGCTCACAACAACACAATGGTGGTAGTTAAAAGAGGAACACTTGAAAAATTTGCACCCCCATACAGAACCGACGAACGTGGCTTTCCGCGGGATTAGGGATTGCGCTGAAGTTTGGCGCACTTGCTTGCACTCCCTGCAACGGTTTACCTACGGTTGAataatatttccttttttatttcacccacCCAACTGTGGCTGGCCGCGTCTTGCATCCAGACACAACACTTCcgcctggttttttttatttcccttgcTATTTTTTGCCGTCACCGGTAGGAGCTACGCCAAAGTATAACAGTTGGTTTAGGAGCTGAGATTGAGGCGCGTTCCTTTCGAGAGGTTCGAGGTTCGCGCGATTcgttttgaattatttcaattatgcACCGCAAACGGAATCGTCAAGTGCTGTGCAACGCGATATGGCATATAAAAATATCTACGTCGTGTGCTGTGTATTTGCTTAAGCGAATCTCTTAACGGGACACTTAAGAACAAAGGATGCAGTGGATatgtttttcctgcttttgtagtggtttgtttttcgcgtTTGCTGTTGCGGAAAAGCACAATCGAAGGGCCCTCGCAGCGGACTTTACGAGATGGAATTGAAAACTATAAAGTGTTGACGGTGTTCTACCAAAAAGGGCAGCATTTTCTATATAAAGTGTTTGAACATCTTTTGTGCGCCATTTGGTGtgattttccatccattttggGTAATATGGTTGTTTAGTTTTCATTCTCCGAACCTTGCTTCCTAAAAAATGAGCTGAGAGTGCAAGAGCATACTTCCACTAAAGCAATTTAAAGTTTGTCTTTAGGCTTTTACCAAAGGTATGTTTACAATGCGACTTAACGGAACGTTCTAAAACCTCTGATCGCACACAGGGATCGGAAAATCCACTTGTACGTTCGCAACTGGCGCGCAAGCGGTGCAAAACATACACCATTTTTCGATAACAATACATTTCACGACGGGAGCACAGAGTTGGCAGAGTCCCGCTTTCAATCTGTATAGAGCCGTCCTTAAGTACTGAGCAAACGATCGTAACAACCTTTAAATTACACCGCAAGGTATTTACGGGGAAATCTGCTTGCTCGAGGGAGCCCCTGTTGGGGGTTATGGAAGTTTTCCCGCATCAGGAGGGGGAAAACCTATTGATCGGCGTTTCGATGGTAAACAGAGTCGCGTCAAGTAGGGGGCTGTAAGGTCAAACAAATCTTCTTCAGCGAAACGCACGGTCGGTACTGTTCATATAATTTGTGCGGCAAGTAGTGTTTCGAGTTTGATTGTCGTatcaattcttagaaaaacatgcaacattTACCTCTTCCTTATGGCATGTATCAATATGTCTTGTGTAACCTAGAAGGAATGTTTGCATAAAAGGGAACAAATGGTATCCTTCGGTTTTTAGCATCAGCAGCAAGCACCATGTGCTTAACGGGAGGTTACATAATGAAATACAACATGCCATCACGTTGAACTTTCACCGGATTACGATTTTGtcttttgattttcttcttcgcacACAGAAAAGTATCTCCTTTTTTTAACTCTCCACTTTTGCGTTGTTGTTCGCCGGGACATAATCTTAAGCGCTGTAGAAAGTTTCTCGTCCCCGACTGATGATGACACATGCTACGCTTCTGCACCCTCCCCCCGGGGCACAACATCCTTCCTCCCCCAATCCGGCACTCAACATCTTGTTGACGAAGAATGGAAGAACAATAAAACTCTCGTAA
Coding sequences within:
- the LOC131263984 gene encoding uncharacterized protein LOC131263984 translates to MSSGVILEIKEFGELLDDAGQKVSVQRFTWKTQAGLKLSVINLDAAIIELCIPDRTLQLDRSENILLGVDTLEEYLQLDPTLMCAARFEGSVRDRTAQENQPLKPGVVDRTRVWHPFVDGTRLHLSLEQSIIATVTITVEAMNVVRIQYRTSCATGGLCRLAHRFLINLAGRDAGPAGTYEHVVQLNSDRYIDNKRFLRHVSENLADLRIAQHLGLILYNARNASRGSQMETLCGIYTVNNASQEGFAARLIHAGTGRAMELYCNFPWLCFSTMSQLPAGRDQLVPFYPREGLRRVSLVFDIERFVMSIVDVLEKESSKENDQRAVCIEDQDKEQAKDQDAGGRFCRDAGLLLSPISCPFKISPFPFQHQIPTEASSTRPNGASQSPVTFVGHVTLKFGICKDPVRVKAKKS